AAAGCGCTCAGCATTTTGACCTAGGTTAAGAAAAGAAACCCCCGCCGAGAAATCGGCGGGGGTTTTGGTTTGTGCGCTGACAAAATCGCAAAGCCAGATTGGTCAGTCGCAGCTCGGCCTACAGTTGCTTATCGCAACAACTCATCCATCAACCCAATCACCTCGAGCACTTTGAACGTGGTTGGATCGGCGCGATAAATCATCTCGCCTACGCGGTAATAGCGATAGTTGGGGTCGAGTCGATAGCGGTCATAATCGGTAAAGCGACGATACGTGTAATCGTCGATGTAATCGCCAACCCTCGGTTTCACGTGTCCGGGCGGGATGCAGGGCGGGTTCTTCTTGGCAAGGCCAGGAGGGCAACCTTTGGCAAAGGCACCCATGTTCTTTGCATGACCCTTCCCTTGACCTTGCCCCTTGCCGTTACCGGCAAAGCTGGCCGTTGCCATCAGCGGGACCAAGACGAGAGCCAAGGCAGTTTTTGTTGCGGTTTTCATCATTCACTCCGTCCATTGTTTGCGCGACCTTGGGTTAAACAACGGCCAGCCAACCTGCGGGTTCCAATCGTGATGAAATTGGGCGAGACCGGATTGATATACAATATCACCCGCTGATTTGCCTGCGCGGATTGCGGCTTTCCGCCCGTGTCGGGGTCTGGTTACGCAGAATGGCTCCGACAAACGTGCTTACTCACCCCACTTATAGTTAAAGCTGACCGACAACCGCTCCTCATCCCCGGTGTTCTGCATCACCTCGTGACGCAGCCAGCTTTCCCACAGCAGCACGTCGCCCTCGGCGGGGCGTTTGGTGATGAAGCTCTGCAGTTCTTCACGCGCGTTTTTGCGGCGAGGTGGGGCGGCCATCATCATGGCGTGGCGGGGGTCTTCATAGCGCAGTGCGCCCGCGCCTTCGGGCAGGGCCAGATAGGTGGTGCCAGAGATCACGGAATGCGGGTGGATATGGGCTGAGTGATAGCCGCCGGGCGGCAGGATGTTGATCCAGATGTCCTCCAGCACCAATTCGCGTCCATCAAGGTTGAATTCTAGATCCTCAGCAAAGGCCGCAACGTGCTTGTCCAGGCTTTCGACCAGATCCTTGAAGATCGGGAACCGCCACGGCAGGTCAGTCAGGGATGCGTAGGAGGTATAACCAGGATACCCCTCGGCCTCGCACCATTCCTGCCCCGCCTCGTCATCCTCGGCGATCGAGTAGCAGCTGTCATAAAGCTCGCCCTGGTCGACCTTCGGGTCAAACTCGGACAGTTGAGCATGGTAAAGGCGGGTCACGAAGAGGGAGGATATATTGGGCATGGGGCAGGGGTACCGGATTTGTTTGGAAAAGGCGAGCAGTGCTAAGCGCCCATCATCCACACTATGTGGAAAAGTAGGTGACTATTCCGATTGCACCTATAACTGCGATGGTGGCAGAAACTGCTTGCAATATACAAAGCGTCTTATCCACCTTGGCTTCTATTCGTTCCTGACGTTCTAGGACGATTGCCAATCAGCGCGATGATGTTCTTGCCTCAATAGCACTGGTCAAAATCGTCTAGGGATTTCCTTCATGGTAAACGGCATCTGTCATGACGCTTTCGTAGGCGCGGATTCCTTGGAATTCGTAAAGATAGTTGGGATCATTTTTATCTAATTCGCGAAAACGTTGCTCCACGGCTTTTTCGACCTTTTTCATCTCGCTCACTATCTCGGACATTGTTAGCCTTCTAAGTTGATCATCCTTGCTGACGAACCTTAGGCGCGACAATCATGCTTCTGCAATACAGTCCAGTCCCGTCGCCGAGATCTATCCGGGTTAGCCAATTTCACTGGCCAATCGAAACTTTCCCTTGCCCCCACCCCCTAACACTCCTATAGAGCCACATCTCATGGATTCCGGCGACGGGATTCGTGTGTTTTGACATTCACCCACCAGACATAGGGTGACCTGCTACAAACTGGGCAGAGCTCTCTGGTGCAAGGAAAGGAATAGGCGAATGAACGCCAAGGAACTGCGTGATCAGTCTCCTGACCAGCTTCGTGAAAAGCTGGCAGAGCTGAAAAAAGAGGCCTTCAACCTGCGTTTCCAGCAGGCAACTGGTGCAATCGAAAACACTGCCCGTATGCGTACAGTACGTCGCGACGCCGCGCGCGTTAAAACCGTATTGAACGAACAAGCCCGCGCTGCGGCTGAGTAAGAGGAGCCTGAAGAATGCCCAAACGTATCCTGCAAGGTGTTGTCACCTCGGCCGCCAACGAACAAACCGTCACTGTTTCAGTTGAACGCCGTTTCAAGCACCCGCTGCTTCAGAAAACCGTTCGTAAGTCGAAGAAATATCGCGCTCACGACGAAAAGAATGCCTTTAAGGCAGGCGACACCGTCCGCATCATCGAATGCGCGCCGAAGTCGAAAACCAAACGTTGGGAAGTTTTGGAAGGCTAAGTTCTGCCTTCCCGGACGACTTAACAAGTCGAAACCCTGGGGGTTACGCCACGCATCGGCGCCCCAAAGGTCGGGAGAAACCACATGATCCAGATGCAAACAAATCTGGATGTAGCTGACAACAGCGGCGCTCGCCGAGTTCAGTGCATCAAGGTTCTGGGTGGTTCCAAGCGTAAGTACGCATCCGTTGGCGACATTATTGTCGTCTCGGTTAAGGAAGCCATCCCGCGCGGTCGCGTAAAGAAAGGTGACGTCCGTAAGGCCGTCGTCGTGCGCACCGCCAAGGAAGTCCGTCGTGAAGACGGCACCGCCATCCGCTTCGACCGCAACGCGGCCGTTATTCTGAACAACAACAACGAGCCTATCGGCACCCGGATCTTCGGCCCGGTTGTTCGCGAACTTCGCGCGAAGAACTTCATGAAGATCATCTCGCTGGCTCCGGAGGTGCTGTAAGATGGCTGCTAAGTTGAGAAAAGGCGACAAGGTTGTCGTTCTGGCCGGTAAAGACAAAGGCAAAGAAGGCGAGATCACTTCGGTTGATCCCAAAGCCGGAAAAGCTGTTGTTGACGGTGTGAACGTTTCCATCCGCCACACCCGTCAGAGTCAGAACAGCCAAGGTGGCCGTATCCCGAAAGCGATGCCGATCCAACTGTCGAACCTGGCCCTGCTGGACAAGAACGGCAAAGCAACGCGCGTCGGCTTCCGCGAGGAAGACGGCAAGAAAGTGCGTTTTGCCAAAACCACAGGGGAGACTGTCTGATGCTTGATACTGCAAACTACACCCCCCGTCTGAAAGCCGCTTACAAGGACAGCATCCGTGCCGCCCTGAAAGAGGAGTTCGGTTACAAGAACGACATGCAGATCCCGCGTCTGGAAAAGATCGTTCTGAACATAGGTTGTGGCGCTGAGGCCGTTAAGGATTCGAAGAAAGCCAAGTCGGCGGTTGCTGACCTGTCGATCATCGCAGGTCAACAGGCATTGACGACGAAAGCCAAGAAATCCATCGCTGGTTTCCGTGTCCGCGAGGACATGCCGCTGGGTGCGAAAGTAACCCTGCGCGGCGACCGGATGTATGAATTCCTGGACCGTCTGATCACTATTGCGATGCCCCGTATCCGCGACTTCCGTGGCGTTTCGGGTAACTCGTTCGACGGCCGTGGCAACTATGCCATGGGCCTGAAAGAGCACATCGTGTTCCCGGAAATCGACTTTGATAAGGTTGATGAGAACTGGGGCATGGACATCGTGATTGCCACCACCGCGAAAACCGACGCGGAAGCAAAGAGCATGTTGAAGCACTTCAATATGCCCTTCAACAGCTGATCCGCGGGAAGGAATAGACATGGCTAAAAAAGCAATGATCGAACGCGAGAAGAAGCGTCAGAAGCTGGTGGAAAAATATGCCGCCAAGCGTGCTGCGCTGAAAGAGATCGCAAACGACGAAAGCAAGACGATGGAAGAGCGTTTCACCGCCCGCCTGAAGCTTGCACAACTGCCGCGCAACAGCTCGGCGACCCGGCTGCACAACCGTTGCCAGCTGACCGGTCGTCCGCACGCTTACTATCGTAAGCTGAAAGTGTCGCGGATCGCGCTGCGGGATCTTGGGTCGAATGGCCAGATCCCCGGCCTGGTGAAATCTAGCTGGTAAGGGAGAGACAGATATGAACGATCCTATCGGCGATATGCTCACCCGTATCCGCAACTCGCAAATGCGCGGCAAATCGGTTGTTTCGACACCGGCTTCCAAGCTGCGTGCTTGGGTTCTGGATGTTTTGGCTGACGAAGGCTACATCCGCGGTTACGAAACTGGCACTGACGAGCGTGGGCACCCCACCCTCGAAATCAGCCTCAAATACTTCGACGGTGTTCCGGTGATCCGCGAACTCCAGCGGGTTTCGACCCCTGGCCGTCGCGTCTATATGGGCGTGAAAGACATCCCGCAGGTCCGTCAGGGCCTTGGCGTTTCGATTGTCTCGACCCCCAAAGGCGTCATGTCCGATGCAAACGCTCGCAGCCAGAATGTTGGTGGCGAAGTGCTTTGCACCGTATTCTAAGGAGGCCTTCGAATGTCTCGTATTGGTAAAAAACCGGTCGAGCTGCCCGCTGGCGTAACAGTTACGCAGTCGGGTCAGACCGTAGAAGTAAAGGGCCCGAAAGGCGTCCTTAGCTTCACCGCAACCGATGATGTCACCATCACCGTTGAAGACAACCAACTTAACGTCGAGCCGCGTGGCAAGTCCAAGCGCGCCCGTCAACAGTGGGGCATGAGCCGCACAGTGGTTGCCAACATGGTCACCGGTGTCACCGACGGTTTCAAGAAAGAGCTGGAAATCAACGGTGTTGGTTATCGTGCTCAGATGCAGGGCAACGTCCTGAAACTGAACCTCGGCCTGTCGCATGACGTTGATTTCGTTGCACCGGAGGGCGTCACCGTGACCGCTCCGAAGCAAACCGAAATCGTCGTTGAAGGCATCGATCCACAACTCGTCGGACAAGTCGCGGCCAATATCCGCGCATGGCGCAAGCCCGAGCCTTATAAAGGCAAGGGTATCAAATACAAAGACGAGTATATCTTCCGCAAGGAAGGTAAGAAGAAGTAAGGACCAGACAGATGGCAAACAGCAAACGGACCCTGTTCCTCAAGCGCCGCCTGCGCGTCCGGAACAGCCTGCGCAAGCACAATGTAGGCAAGATGCGCCTGTCGGTGCACCGCTCGAACAAGAACATCAGCGCACAGCTGATCGACGATGTGAATGGCGTCACCCTGGCTTCGGCTTCTTCGTTGGAGAAGGATTTGGGCGTGGTTGGCAAAAACAACATCGATGCAGCCAGCAAAGTGGGTGCAGCGATCGCAGAACGTGCCAAGAAAGCTGGCGTCGAAGAATGCTATTTCGACCGCGGCGGCTTCCTGTACCACGGCAAAGTGAAGGCTCTGGCCGACGCTGCGCGCGAAGGTGGCCTGAAGTTCTAAGTGAACTGAGAGGGGCGTCGGACCTGATCCGCTGCCCCTCCGATGATCCGGGGGTACATTTCGTGCCCACCAGGATTGAGACTAACGGCGCACAGCGCGCCACCATGAAAGGAATGCCTGATGGCAGAACGTGAGAACCGCCGGAACCGTCGCGACCGCGACGAAACTCCGGAATTTGCTGATCGTCTGGTCGCGATCAACCGTGTGTCGAAAACCGTGAAGGGTGGTAAGCGCTTTGGTTTCGCCGCTCTTGTCGTAGTTGGCGACCAAAAAGGCCGTGTTGGCTTTGGCAAAGGTAAAGCGAAAGAGGTCCCCGAGGCCATTCGCAAAGCCACCGAGCAAGCCAAGCGTCAAATGATCCGCGTGCCGCTGCGCGAAGGCCGCACCCTGCACCACGACATCGAAGGTCGTCATGGCGCTGGTAAAGTGGTGATGCGGACCGCTCCGGAAGGTACTGGTATTATTGCTGGTGGTCCGATGCGTGCCGTGTTCGAAATGCTGGGCATCAAAGACGTCGTGTCGAAGTCGATCGGTTCGCAGAACCCATACAACATGATCCGCGCCACCATCGACGGCCTGAACAAAGAGGCCAGCCCCCGCATGATCGCCCAACGTCGCGGCAAGAAAGTCGCCGACATTCTGGGCGCTAAATCTGAAGCTCCGGCAGACGCCGAAGCTGCAGACGCGTAAGGAGACTGATCCATGGCTAAAACCATCGTCGTCAAGCAGATCGGTTCCCCGATCCGCCGCCCCGCCAAACAGCGCCAAACGTTGATCGGCTTGGGTCTGAACAAGATGCACAAAACTCGCGAACTCGAAGACACCCCTGCCGTGCGCGGCATGGTCTCGTCGATCTCGCACATGGTTGAGATCATCGAAGAGAAGGGCTGAGTTCAGCCGCTTTCTTGAAGATTTGAAGCACCCCGGTCAGAAATGGCTGGGGTGTTTTCTATTCAGCACCTATCAACTCTGTCTCTAGAGTTCTAAGTTGATGTCGCCACCAGTAAACGGCTTCTCTGAATTTATGTAGTTTTTGATAGACAATGGGTTCCACCACATATTCTTCGGGCTCGAGGTACGGGCCGAGAATAAATCCCAGTTCAAATTCTTTGAGAATGTTGTTTCGTTCTTTTTCGATGAACTCAAAAAACACCCAATTCCGGTCCTTATCAGCTTTCCATGATTTCCACCGGCGATCTATTGTTGCCGCCCGATCATCAGAGCTTTCACAATCAATTTTTGCAAGCACATGCCCGGTCGCGCGCAGGAGGCTCAATCCAGCCACCCATTTGATTTTCCAGTGGCCCCAGCGAGGTTCTACTTCGGAGTGCTGAAAATCGAACAAAAGGTCAACACAGAGGTCGTAGGGGCGCCATGCCTTCAGCGTTCTTGCGCTTTCGGATGACGTGAATATGTCTCCAGTTATGTGGGAATGGTTGTAGTTGGCCATATTAATTTCCCGTAGTAGTGGGCAGTTACATGCAAATCTTTCACTGGCATCCACGCGGGTACGGACATTAGCTTAAGATCATGGGCAATGTATCCGACGCTCTCCGCCGCGAAAATGGTGGACTTCAGACTTAATTGAGCGCTTTACGTCCATCCAGGGTCAGGCACTGCCCTCTGTTGCGTACTCTTTCACATCAACCCATGCATTCCCCGCAACGCGGGGTTTCGGATTCAACTGTGGTCCCCTCCGCGCACACCTCCTATCAGGGCGCGAACACATCACCCCCGTTTAGGACCACAGACATGAACGCCCTCGTTACCCCCGTCGCCCCGCTGGCCAATGCCATCGCCGAGGTGATTACCGCCGTCCAATCGGCCACGCATCGTTTCCTGACCTCGGACTGCGTTCCGACCTGGACCGAGTATCTGCGCGGCTGCAACAAGTAACGTCCGCCAACAGCGCATCGCGATGGACGCCAGACTTGCGCGGAGCGCGACGAGGGTCTATACGCCCCCGGTGGCGTGTTGCGCCACAGAATCAAAATCAAGAAAAGCCGTGTTTGGCCCCTTCCGCTTCGTGGGTCAGTTCCGGCAAGGAGAAGCGAAATGAAATTGAATGAACTGCGCGACAATCCTGGCGCAACCAAACCCCGTAAACGCGTTGGTCGTGGTCCCGGCTCGGGCATGGGTAAGACCGGTGGTCGCGGTATCAAGGGTCAGAAATCGCGTTCGGGCGTTGCCATCAAGGGTTTTGAAGGCGGGCAAATGCCCATCTATCAACGTCTGCCCAAGCGTGGATTCAACAAGCCGAACCGCAAAAAGTTCGCTGTTATCAACCTGGGCCTGATCCAGAAATTCATCGACGAGAAGAAGCTGGACGCCAAAGACATAACCGAAGACACGTTGGTTGCTTCGGGTCTGGTGCGTCGCAAGCTGGACGGTGTGCGCGTTCTGGCCAAAGGCGAGATTACCGCCAAAGCCGCAATCACTGTTACCGGTGCGTCGAAGTCGGCTGTTGAAGCTGTTGAAAAAGCTGGCGGTAAATTGACCGTCGCTGCTCCGGCTGCAGCTGAATAAGACCTTGTGAGGGGCGACGCTGCCCCTTACATATCTTGCTATGTTTTCAAGCGCCGCCGGAGCCGGGAACGGTCCGGCGGTGTTTTACTTGACGAGGGGGCCTTATGGCATCTGCAGCAGAACAAATGGCCGCAAACATGAGCTGGGGCGCCTTTGGTAAGGCGACCGAGCTGCGTCAGCGGATTTTCTTCACGATCGGGCTTCTGATCATTTACCGCCTTGGCACCTATATTCCCATTCCGGGAATCGACGGCACGGCCCTGCGCGAGTTTATGGATCAGGCACAATCCGGCATCGCGGGCGTGCTTGGCATGTTCACCGGTGGCGCGCTGAGCCGCATGGGTGTGTTCGCCCTTGGTATCATGCCCTATATCTCGGCTTCGATCATCGTGCAGCTTCTGTCTTCTATGTGGGAGCCGTTGAAGCAACTGAAGAAAGAAGGCGAGCAAGGCCGCAAGAAGATCAACCAATACACGCGCTATGGCACTGTTCTGCTGGCTACGGGACAGGCGTTTGCACTGTCAAACAGCTTGCAGGCTGGCGACCTTGTTACCAACCCCGGTGGGTTCTTCATTGCTGCCTGCGTGATCACCCTTGTCGGTGGCACCATGTTCCTGATGTGGCTGGGCGAGCAGATCACTGCACGCGGGATCGGAAACGGAATCTCGCTGATCATCTTCGTCGGCATCGTGGCCGAGATCCCGGCGGCTTTGGCACAGTTCCTGGCTTCAGGCCGGTCTGGCGCAATCAGCCCGGCCGTGATCATTGGTGTACTGGTGATGATTGTCGCCGTAATTGCCTTCGTTGTATTCATGGAACGCGCGCTGCGCAAAATCCACATTCAATATCCCCGCCGTCAGGTGGGCATGAAAGTCTATGACGGTGGTTCGTCGCACCTGCCGATCAAGGTGAACCCCGCCGGCGTTATCCCGGCTATTTTTGCTTCGGCACTTCTGCTGCTCCCGACGACGATCTCGACCTTCTCTTCGGGGCAGGCGGGTCCGGTCATGTCGGTCATTCTGGCTTATTTCGGGCCAGGTCAACCGCTGTATCTGCTGTTCTTTACGGCCATGATCGTGTTCTTCACCTTCTTCTACACCCGCGAAGTGGCGTTCAAGACGGATGAGGTCGCCGACAACCTGAAAAACCAGAACGGTTTTGTACCTGGCATCCGCCCTGGCAAGAAAACGGCCGAGTACCTTGATTACGTCGTCGTGCGTTTGTTGGTACTTGGGTCGGGCTATCTGGCCGCCGTCTGTCTGCTGCCCGAGATTCTGCGCAGCCAATTGGCCATTCCGTTTTACTTTGGCGGAACGTCGGTTCTGATCGTTGTGTCGGTGACGATGGACACGATCCAACAGGTTCAGTCGCATCTGCTGGCGCACCAGTATGAGGGTTTGATCGAGAAGTCGCAGCTGCGCGGTAAAAAACGCTCGAAGAAGGCTCCGTCGCGTCGATGAACATCATTCTGCTTGGACCGCCCGGTGCCGGCAAAGGCACGCAAGCCCGCCTGCTTGTTGAGGAGCGTGGCATGATCCAGCTCTCAACGGGTGACATGCTGCGCGAGGCGAAAGCCTCTGGCACCGAGATGGGCAAGAAGGTCGCCGCGATCATGGATGCGGGCGAGCTTGTCACAGACGAGATCGTCATCGGCCTGATCGAGGAGAAGCTGGAAGGCGACAACGGAGGAGGCTTCATCTTTGACGGCTTCCCCCGGACGCTGGCGTAAGCGGACGCTCTGGGCGAGCTGTTAGCCCGGCACGATACAAAGTTGGATGCCGTGATCGAAATGCGCGTGGATGATGAAGCGCTGGTTGCGCGCATCACCGCCCGGTCGACCTGCGGCAATTGCGGCGAAGGCTACAACGACGTTTCGAAGCCGATCCCCGCGGATGGCAAATGTACGAATTGCGGCGGGACCGACTTCAAGCGCCGCGCAGACGACAACGAAGAAAGTCTGCGCACTCGGTTGATGGAATATTACAAGAAGACGTCGCCTCTGATCGGATACTACCATGCCAAGGGCGATCTGCGGTCGGTGAACGGGCTGGGCGAAATTGACGAAGTGAAGGCTTCGATCGCGGGTGTCCTCGGTTGATTTGACCCAAAGCGAGCTTCTGATACTGGTTTTCTTTCGGCTCCCGTGATCTGTTTGTCAAAATCACTGGAGCCGTTGATGTTTTCAAAACCCCTTGTTGCGGGCATTATCCTTGGCCTTTTGCCTTCCATCGCAACCGCGGACGGCATGATCGTCACCTTGCCTGAGTATTGTGATTTGGATGAAAGCGCCGTCTTGGATAATGGTGGATATGTCCTGCATTCGAATGACATTGAGGGGATAGAATACATCTGCGAGTTTGACCCACTTCCGGCGCGATTTTGGGAAGATAACAATGTTGACATACGCACTGGCTATTGTGCGTCTGGAATTGAGTTTACGCCTCAGGTGTTTGCATTCACCGAAGGACACCAAATGCCTGGCGAAATTCGGGTGATTGGGGCCGGAGGGCTAAGGGAAATGAAGATCTTTTACGTTTGCGATCTTCAACCTTCGAGGTGACCCGAACACAGGCCCTTGACCGCCGGTCCAAAACGCATTAGTTCACGCCATCCCTAACGGGAATCGGTGTGTATTCGGGGTCGCTCCCCTATCCCACCAGACCAGAAATTCAGCGCGGCCCGCAGGAATAATCCGGCGGGCTTCCGTTGTGAAAAAAGGTTCCGGCATTACGGAACCGCAACGAAAAGGAAAGTGACACGTGGCACGTATCGCCGGCGTAAACATCCCGACCCATAAGCGGGTCCCGATCGCCCTGACATATATTACCGGAATTGGTCATACTTCGGCCAAAGCTATCTGCGAAGCCGTTAAAATCGACGAAACCCGTCGTGTTAACGAACTGTCGGATGCTGAAGTTCTTGCCATCCGCGAGCACATCGACGCGACCTACACCGTTGAAGGTGACCTGCGTCGTGAAGTGCAAATGAACATCAAGCGTCTGATGGATCTGGGGGCCTATCGTGGCCTGCGCCATCGCCGCAACCTTCCCGTGCGCGGTCAGCGTACCCACACCAACGCTCGTACACGCAAAGGCCCCGCAAAGGCCATTGCCGGTAAGAAGAAATAAGGGAGGGTTTGACCAATGGCTCGCGAAAAGACTCGTGCAAAGAAGAAAGAGCGTAAGAACATCGCCTCTGGCGTTGCTCACGTAAACTCTTCGTTCAACAACACCAAGATCCTGATTTCGGACGTTCAAGGCAACGCTATTTCGTGGTCGTCGGCTGGAACCATGGGTTTCAAAGGGTCGCGTAAATCGACGCCTTATGCAGCTCAGATGGCGGCTGAAGATGCTGGTAAAAAAGCACAAGAGCACGGCGTCAAGACGCTGGAAGTCGAAGTGCAAGGCCCCGGTTCGGGTCGTGAATCGGCTCTGCGTGCTTTGGCTGCTGTCGGTTTCAATATCACGTCGATCCGTGACGTGACGCCGATTGCCCACAATGGTTGCCGCCCGCCGAAGCGCCGCCGCGTGTAATCAGATTTTTCGCCGGGCTGCGGTTGTCGCGGCCCGGTTTCCGTCATTTTAACCTCGGGCGTCCTGCCCTTTGGACATGGGGACAGGACTGGTATGGAGGGACGCATGATCCATAAAAATTGGGCTGAACTGATCAAGCCGACACAGCTGGAAGTTAAACCCGGCAACGACCCTGCGCGTCAGGCAACCGTGGTCGCAGAACCGCTGGAGCGTGGCTTTGGTCTGACTCTGGGCAACGCCCTGCGCCGTGTTCTGATGAGCAGCTTGCAAGGTGCGGCTATTACATCAGTTCAGATTGACAATGTGCTGCACGAATTCAGCTCGGTCGCAGGTGTGCGTGAAGACGTGACCGACATCGTTCTGAACCTCAAAGGTGTTGCGATCAACATGGAAGTCGAAGGCCCCAAGCGTCTGTCGATTTCGGCCAAAGGGCCCATGGTTGTCACTGCTGGAGACATCTCGGAAACCGCTGGCATTGAGATTCTAAATAAAGATCACGTGATCTGTCACCTCGACGATGGCGCCGACCTGTTCATGGAACTGACCGTTAACACCGGTAAAGGCTATGTCGCGTCGGACAAGAACAAGCCGGAAGATGCGCCGATCGGCCTGATCCCGGTCGATGCGATCTATTCGCCGGTCAAGAAAGTCAGCTATGACGTTCAGCCGACCCGTGAAGGTCAGGTTCTGGACTATGACAAGCTGACGTTGAAGCTGGAGACCGATGGGTCGGTCACGCCGGAAGATGCCGTCGCATTCGCTGCGCGTATCGTTCAGGATCAGTTGTCGATCTTCGTGAACTTCGACGAGC
This DNA window, taken from Aliiroseovarius sp. F47248L, encodes the following:
- a CDS encoding DNA-directed RNA polymerase subunit alpha; protein product: MIHKNWAELIKPTQLEVKPGNDPARQATVVAEPLERGFGLTLGNALRRVLMSSLQGAAITSVQIDNVLHEFSSVAGVREDVTDIVLNLKGVAINMEVEGPKRLSISAKGPMVVTAGDISETAGIEILNKDHVICHLDDGADLFMELTVNTGKGYVASDKNKPEDAPIGLIPVDAIYSPVKKVSYDVQPTREGQVLDYDKLTLKLETDGSVTPEDAVAFAARIVQDQLSIFVNFDEPEAAGRQDEDDGLEFNPLLLKKVDELELSVRSANCLKNDNIVYIGDLIQKTEAEMLRTPNFGRKSLNEIKEVLSGMGLHLGMDVEEWPPENIEELAKKFEDQF